The following are encoded together in the Hippoglossus stenolepis isolate QCI-W04-F060 chromosome 12, HSTE1.2, whole genome shotgun sequence genome:
- the LOC118119520 gene encoding gamma-aminobutyric acid receptor subunit pi: MAVSASGWTVFTILLISRLLESSLINAEVKEGEILPPTIQKLMKGYNKYLRPFFDNGPVTVGMSLDIASIDTISEINMDYTATIFLRQRWTDERLIFEGNKSLSLDGRLVELLWVPDTFIVDSKKSFLHDITVENRLIRIFPNGTVLYALRITTTVACNMDLTKYPMDKQTCTLQLESWGYNINDVMFYWTRGNASVSGLDTLQLAQYTVEDYYTSVSEAIYETGQYPKLVFHFELKRSILYFILETYVPSSLLVVLSWVSFWISLSSVPARVCIGVTTVLTMTTLMMGARTSLPNANCFIKAIDVYLGICFSFIFGALIEYAVAHFCTLSYMDPHMLMYRHQMHDFDDDMNGIITTISTHASRAKRRKEPAATPSTAPNSTELTVRPSSPSGSEPKPEASPPKPVNWCLTALATVRKVLRSINCCHVENPHHIDNYSRVTFPLSFVMVNLLYWTYYLYF; encoded by the exons GTTGTTAGAGAGCTCATTGATCAACGCAGAAGTGAAGGAAGGAGAGATTCTGCCTCCTACCATTCAAAAGCTGATGAAAGGATACAACAAGTACCTAAGGCCTTTCTTTGACA ATGGTCCAGTAACAGTGGGCATGAGCTTGGATATCGCCAGCATTGATACGATCTCAGAGATCAACATG GACTACACCGCCACCATCTTCCTCCGCCAGCGCTGGACAGACGAGCGCTTGATATTCGAAGGCAACAAGAGCCTGAGTCTGGACGGGCGGCTCGTGGAGCTCCTCTGGGTCCCCGACACCTTTATCGTGGACTCCAAAAAGTCCTTCCTCCATGACATCACCGTCGAGAACAGACTGATCCGCATCTTCCCCAATGGAACCGTTCTGTACGCTCTAAG GATTACGACCACTGTTGCGTGCAACATGGATCTGACCAAGTATCCGATGGACAAGCAGACCTGCACGTTACAACTGGAGAGCT gGGGTTATAACATTAATGATGTCATGTTCTACTGGACCAGAGGAAATGCGTCCGTCAGTGGTTTGGACACACTGCAGCTGGCTCAGTACACAGTCGAGGATTACTACACATCTGTCTCAGAGGCCATCTATGAAACCG GCCAGTACCCCAAGTTGGTTTTCCACTTTGAGCTGAAGAGGAGCATTCTGTACTTCATCCTGGAGACCTACGTCCCCTCCAGCCTGCTGGTGGTCCTCTCATGGGTTTCCTTTTGgatctctctgtcctctgttcCAGCACGGGTTTGTATCG GAGTGACCACAGTGCTGACCATGACCACTCTGATGATGGGAGCCCGGACATCACTGCCCAATGCCAACTGCTTTATCAAGGCCATCGATGTCTACTTGGGAATCTGCTTCAGCTTTATCTTTGGCGCGCTCATTGAGTACGCCGTTGCCCACTTCTGCACCCTCTCATACATGGACCCACACATGCTCATG TACCGCCACCAAATGCATGACTTTGACGATGATATGAACggcatcatcaccaccatctcCACGCATGCCAGCAGAGCCAAGAGACGTAAGGAGCCTGCCGCGACTCCCTCCACAGCTCCTAACTCCACAGAACTCACTGTCAGACCCTCCAGCCCTTCGGGCAGCGAGCCAAAGCCTGAGGCGTCGCCACCGAAGCCCGTCAACTGGTGCCTCACTGCTCTGGCCACCGTTCGTAAAGTGCTCCGCTCCATAAACTGCTGTCATGTGGAGAACCCTCACCACATAGACAACTACTCGAGAGTCACCTTCCCACTGTCTTTCGTCATGGTCAATCTGCTCTACTGGACATATTATCTGTACTTCTAG